In the genome of Mixta calida, the window TGCCGTTCATACGCGGCATTTCCAGATCGCAAATCAGCAGATCGGGCTGGTGAAAGCGCAACGTTTCGATTGCATCAAGACCATCGCTGGCGACAAGGAGTTGAGCGCCAAGCGAATATAAGTAATTTTCCAGCAGGGAACGAAAAACGACCTCATCCTCTACGATCAGGATCTGTTTTCCAGTTAATGGTTTTTCCATTGTTTCCCCCCGTCAGCCAGATAATTCAATAGTGGTCCAGGATGCGCACTTGTGCCTGTCAGAATTGCCTGAAGTAACATGTGTGATTGACCCATTTTCATTACCGGCTTCGTACTAACGGTAATAATTCATCCATTTTCTTCTCAACTGCCGCCTGTCCGGCGGCAATCGCTTCCTCTGCACGGTGAAAATCAAGCGTACTGATTTGGGGACAATAAGGTTGTAGTAAAACATCCGGCGGGTCCCCCGCCATACGGTTGCGTTTCAAACGGTTTTCCAGCACCTGAATTGAGGTGGTCATGATTTCCATCGCGCCGGGCGAAAGCATCGTGCGCCGCTGCGTCAGACGCTGCGCAAGGTGATGACGTAACCGGGCGCGCCAGGAGGTCATCTCTGTTTCCGGCGCCGTTTGCGCGGGCGACGCGGAGAGAAGATCCTGCTGCATTAAGTGCGCATCGTGCTGTAAATCGACGGCGATAACAATATCTGCTCCCAGCGCGCGGGTTAGCGATATCGGCACCGGATTAACCACCGCGCCATCCACCAGCCAGTAACCGTTATGGCCGACCGGCGGCAACAGCCCTGGCATACTGCAGGAGGCGCGCAGAGCCTGATGTAAATCGCCTTCGGTCAGCCACAGCTCGCGTCCGGTGCTCAGATTAGTGGCAACGGCGCCAAAACGTATATGACACTGTTCGATAGACTCATCGGGCATCAAACGCCGAATATGGTTGAATACGCGATTTCCGCGTAGCAAACCGCCTCGCCGCCATGAAAAATCCATCAACCGAATCACATCCCAGTAACTGAACGACCTTACCCACTTTTCCAGCAGCGGCAGCCGACCGGTCGCGCTCGCGGCCCCGACCAGAGCGCCAACGGAGCAACCAGCAATAACGTCAACCTGAATACCCGCCCGCTCCAGCGCATTAATTACACCGATGTGCGCCCATCCCTTGGCGGCGCCGGAACCTAGCGCCAGTCCAATTTTAACCTGTCTCATTGCATTCCTGTATTAACCCTTCTTCACTGAATGGCGTCAAACGCCAGGGTCAGATAACATAACGTAAAATAACGTCTTTAGCCCTGTTATTGCAAAACCTGGAGTCAACGTGTCTGAAAACTGTCCATGCTGCAGCGGATTGCAGTATAGCCTATGTTGCGGTCGCTATCTAAGTGGCGATTATATTCCCTCTACCTCGGAAGCGTTAATGCGCTCGCGCTATACAGCATACAGCCAGCGAAACGTCGATTACCTGCTGGCCACCTGGCACAGTACGCACCGCACGGCGCAGCTGCGCCAGGCATTGTCTGAAAGTTTTGCTCATACCGAATGGCAAGGTTTGAGGGTTATCGCCTGCGAATCTGGAGGCGATGATGATGAGGCTTATGTGACATTTTTTGCGCGTTACCGCGAAAACCAGCGTTCCGGCGCGGTTCATGAACGTTCGCGCTTTGTCCGTGAGGATCAACGCTGGTACTATATTGACGGAACCGCGCCACAGGTGGGTCGAAATGACCGCTGTCCCTGTGGCTCCGAAAAAAAATACAAAAAATGTTGCGGCCAGTAACGCTGGCACCATTCAGATTCACCGCTATCTCGCTTCGACAGGATCGATAACTCAATGCAAGCGCAAAATTTACAACGCAAAGTACTACGCACCATCTGCCCTGACGCCAAGGGCCTTATCGCCAAGATCACCAACATTTGCTACAAGCACGAGCTGAACATCGTCCAGAACAATGAGTTCGTCGATCACCGCACCGGTCGCTTCTTTATGCGCACCGAGCTGGAAGGCATTTTCAATGACGCCACGCTGCTGGCCGATCTCGACGGCGCGCTGCCGCAAGGCTCGGTGCGCGAACTCCAGTGCGCCGGACGGCGTCGCGTGGTCATTCTGGTCACCAAAGAGGCGCACTGCCTTGGCGATCTGCTGATGAAAAGCGCGTTTGGTGGGCTGGATATGGAGATTGCGGCGGTTATCGGCAACCACGACACGCTGCGCTCGCTGGTGGAACGCTTCGATATTCCTTTCGTTCTGGTCAGTCATGAAGGCCTGACGCGCGAAGAGCACGACAATAAAATGGCGGAGCAGATCGATCGTTATCAGCCCGATTATGTGGTGCTGGCGAAATATATGCGCGTGCTGACCCCAGCATTCGTTCAGCGCTATCCCAACCAGATCATCAATATTCACCACTCTTTCCTGCCCGCGTTTATCGGCGCGCGGCCTTATCACCAGGCGTACGAGCGCGGCGTGAAAATCATCGGCGCCACGGCGCATTATGTTAATGACAACCTCGACGAAGGTCCGATCATTATGCAGGATGTGATTAACGTCGATCACAGCTATACCGCGGAAGAGATGATGCGCGCCGGACGCGATGTAGAAAAAAATGTGCTGAGCCGCGCCCTGTATAAAGTGCTGGGCCAGCGCGTGTTTGTTTACGGCAACCGCACGATCATTCTTTAAGAGCGACGGCGTCGGTTGCTCAGCAAACCGACGCCATGAATAAAAAAGCGTCGAACGATACGCTTTTTTCCCCTGGGCGCTTTACAGCATCGATTCATTTGGTATGATGCGCCCCGCTTTCAGGCAATATGTCCTGACCCGTGGTGGGATTCCCGAGCGGCCAAAGGGAGCAGACTGTAAATCTGCCGTCACAGACTTCGAAGGTTCGAATCCTTCTCCCACCACCACTCTTCTTTAACAGAAGAAAGATGAGCAAGCCGGTAATAAAGGCGAACTTTGGGTTATGCGGCAGTTGACGAGATGGAAAGCGACAATCATTATCTGAACAGAATGACCTGGTGGGATTCCCGAGCGGCCAAAGGGAGCAGACTGTAAATCTGCCGTCACAGACTTCGAAGGTTCGAATCCTTCTCCCACCACCATCTTCGCATTACGCACCACACTCCCTTTATTAATAAAGTTGCATCTTCCCGTTGGGAGAAGGTGAGAAGCTTCGACAAGGTTCGCGTCGAGCAACGCGAGACAACGTGCGCAGCACGGCCCGCAGGGCGAGGAGCGCAGCGACGAGTCATCCTTCTCCCACCACCATCTTCGCATTACGCACCACACTCCCTTTTATTAATAAAGCTGCATCTTCCCGTTGGGAGAAGGTGAGAAGCTTCGACAAGATTCGCGTCGAGCAACGCTGTTCCCTGTCGTTTACCGCCCGTGCCCCGCGCCGCCGCTTCCCGTGACATTCTTAACCTACTTCTGTTAACATCCTGCCATCTTTTTACCAAGTAGTTGCCGCAATATGAAATTCATCTCTTTTAATATCAACGGGCTGCGCGCTCGTCCTCACCAGCTTGAAGCGATCATCGCCCAGCACAATCCTGATGTCATTGGCCTGCAGGAAACCAAAGTGCACGATGATATGTTTCCACTGGAAGAGGTCAGCAAGCTGGGCTATCACGTCTTTTATCACGGACAGAAAAGCCACTATGGCGTCGCGCTGCTGACGCGTGAGATGCCGGTTAAGGTGCAACGCGGTTTCCCTGATGACGATGAAGAGGCGCAGCGCCGTCTGATCATGGCAGAGATCCCTGCGCCGTCAGGCAATATCACCGTGATTAACGGCTATTTTCCACAGGGCGAAAGTCGTGAGCATCCCACCAAGTTTCCGGCGAAAGAGAAGTTTTACCGCGACCTGCAAAGCTACCTGGAAAATCACCTGACGGCAGACGATCGCATCGTTGTTATGGGCGATATGAATATCAGCAGCACCGATCTTGATATCGGCATTGGCGAAGATAGCCGTAAGCGCTGGTTGCGCACCGGCAAATGTTCCTTCCTGCCGGAAGAACGGGAGTGGATGGCGCGCCTGCTGAGCTGGGGGCTGGTGGATACCTGGCGCGCAGCGAATCCCGACTGCGCCGATCGTTTCTCCTGGTTTGATTACCGTTCCAGAGGGTTTGATGACAATCGCGGCCTGCGCATCGATCTGCTGCTGGCGACCCGCGTCCTGGCGGAGCGCTGCGTGGCGACCGGCATTGATTATGATATTCGCGCTATGGAAAAACCGTCCGACCACGCGCCGATTTGGGCTGAATTCAGCGTGTAAAAAAAGAGGCGCTGCGACGCTGGTCGCAACGCCTGCGCTTATTTTACGATACGCCAGATTAAATTATTGGTGCCGAGAGATTTCTCATCGCGCACGCACTGCAGCAGCACATCTTCCGCTTTGACTACCGCGCCTTCGGAGTAGCTGCGGTTTTCATAGGTGCAGCAGTGCAAACAGGGCGGGCTGGATGAATTTTGCCCCTGAGTCCAGACTTCGGGCGGCATATCCACCACCACGTCGCTGTTACTTGTCGAGCCGCCATTATTGCCCGAACCATAATCGCCCGAGCCGTAATCATGCCGGTGCGCCTGTGCCGCCGTAGCGACCAGCAGCATCAGCGCCATGCCCCATGCCAGTTTCATTATTCCGTCTCCTTTGCCTTTGCCTTTGTCTTTTTAGGCCGCCGTTTGCTGTTTCCGGCGGGCGCCGTGACGCCGCGAAAGGCTCGCGCCGAGCTTTGCTGACGCGCCAGCGCGATCAGATCATGCAGCGTAGTAACCAGCGGCTGCATAAAATCCTGATAGCGACAGGCCTTTTCACTGATTTTCGTCAGCGTCGATTCCCATTGAGCGGTCATATCTGGCCGCGCGGCCATTTCCGGCAATGAGTGAATCAGCGCCCTGCCCGCGTCGGTCGCATGAATATAACGCCCTTTCTTGATCAGGAAAGCGCGCCGGAACAGCAGTTCGATAATGCCGGCCCGGGTCGCCTCCGTACCTAAACCATCGGTCGCGCGCAGGATTTTCTTTAGATCTTTATCCTGCACGAAGCGGGCAATACCGGTCATTGCGGATAACAGCGTGGCGTCGGTGAAGGGACGCGGCGGCTGCGTTTGCTTTTCTGCAATTTCGCCTTTCTCGCACAACAGCTCATCGCCCTGCGCCACCACGGGCAGCGGCGTGCCGTCATTCTCCTCATCGCGCTCTTTGCTTCCCAGCAGCGCGCGCCAGCCTGCCTCCGCCAGAAAGCGCGCTTTGGCGACAAACTTGCCGCCAGCGATATCCAGCTCGATAACGCACTTCCGGTAAACCGCGTCAGGACAGAACTGCATCAGATACTGGCGGGCGATCAGGCCGTAAATATTGGCCTCATTGTCCGTCAGGCGCATGGCACTGCTGCGCGCCGTGGGGATAATGGCATGGTGAGCGTCAACTTTTTTATCGTCCCAGCAGCGATTTTTACGTTCGGTATCAAAATCAGCCGGCGTTTTCATTGCCGTCTGATGCGCGCTAATGGCATTCAACACCGCATGGCGCCCGGCAAAATGCTCCTCCGGCAGATAGCGGCTGTCCGAACGCGGATAGGTGATCAACTTGTGGGTCTCATAAAGACGCTGACAGGTATCCAGCACCGTCTGCGCGCTGAGGCCGTAGCGTTTCGCCGCCTCTATCTGCAGGCTGGAGAGCGAAAACGGCAGCGGTGCCGTATCGTTTTCCCGCCGATCCTGATAGTTGGTCACCCGCGCCGGTTTTCCGCCGATGCGCGCCAGCACATGCTCCGCCAGCGGACGATGCAGCAGTCTCCCCTCTTCATCCTGCCAGGGTTCGCAGGCGTCGCTGGGCTGCCAAAGCGCGACGAAACGCTCCTCTTTGGGCGTCACGATATGCGCTTTGACTTCAAAGTAATCTTTGGGAATGAAGTTCTCGATCTCTTCATCGCGCCGCACCACCAGCCCCAGCACCGGCGTCTGCACCCTGCCGACCGACAGTACGCCGTCATAGCCGGCGTTGCGGCCCAGCAGCGTCCATGCGCGGGTCATATTGATGCCGTACAGCCAGTCGGCGCGCGCGCGCGCCAGCGCCGAGACGCACAGAGGAATAAATTCTTTATTCTGGCGCAGGCGACCCACGGCACGTTCCACCGCCTGCGGGTTAAGATCGTTGATTAAACAGCGCTGTACCTTTTCGCGCTTCGCAGGCGGCAGCGCCAGATAGTCCAGCACCTCATCTACCAGCAGCTGCCCTTCCCGATCCGGGTCACCAGCGTGAATAATCTCATCCGCCTGCTCCAGCAGCTTTTTGATCACGTTCAGCTGCTTCGCCACCGAGGGGCGCGGCTGTAATCGCCACTTTTCCGGCACGATAGGCAAGTCGGCCAGCGACCAGCGCGCATAGCGGCTGTCGTAGCTGTCGGGCTGAGCCTGCTCCAGCAGGTGCCCTACGCACCAGGTGACGATGTGATCATTTCCGCAGGCGATATAGCCCTCTCCGCGACGGTGAGGCTTGGGCAGGATATCGGCGATGGCGCGGGCCAGGCTCGGCTTTTCAGCAATAAACAGGCGCATTAACGGGGCAAGGCTCTCTTACGACAAAACATCAATCAAAGGAACGCCGGCCTGCGCCGGCACTAACTCGCTAATCGCGCTGACCAACAGCGACAGGCTTTCCGACAGCGGGTGGAAATCGGCGACGGCCTCAGGGCGCACCGCCAACAGCAGACTGCCAGAGGTTTGCGGATCGTGAAACGCCATCAGCTCGCTTTGCGGAATGGTTTCCAGCACCTCAGGGGAAATTTTACAACCGCATCCTGTGCCGTGGCTGTACTGGGTAAGACGAATCATCTGATTTATGGGGGCTCCTTCATCCAGATCGCTGGCGTATATGTTAACGCGTTACCCCTGGAGTGATAAGCCACCTCTGACGCGACGCAGTTAAAAAGCAGGGCTGGTACCTTACCCTGCCAAAATAAACACGGCGAATCTGTCAGAAATAACTGACAAACGGAGCGGTATCGGGAGGCAATACCGTGGTGGAAGATTTCAGCTGCGGCGTGCCGAGGTAGAGGAAGCCGACAATGGCGTCCTGTTGGCGGCAGTTGAATGCGGCGCGCACCGCCTCATTATCCGTCCAGGCGCCGCTGCGCCAGATGCCGTTAAAGCCCTGCGCGGCAGCGGCCATCTGCATCGCCATCACCGCACACCCCGCCGACAGCAGCTGCTCCCAACGCGGCACTTTCGGGTGATCTTCACAATGCGCCACGACAGTAATGATCATCGGCGCGCGAAACGGCGCCTGCTTCGCTTTTTCGATAGCCTTGTCATCCATGTTGCCATCGCGCGCCGCCTGCTCCAGCAGCTGACTAAAGCGCTCAAGGCCCTGTTTCTCAATAATATGAAAGCGCCAGGGCTGGAGCGTGCCGTGATCCGGCGCGCGCATGCCAGCGCGCAGAATATTATCCAGCGCTTCGCCCGTCGGCGCAGGCTCGGCTAAACGCGATGCGGAGCGGCGATTAACCAGTAAATCCAGTGCTTCCATCTCTTCCTCCTGATAATGATTAGCATTCGTTGCAAACTAACACAGGCTGACGTTTTGTTACAGCCGCGCGCGATTTCCTGCTGACATTTGCCCGGCTGCTCTTTAGGATGTGGATGAAATTCTGGCAGAAAAGCTGCTTTTCTGCGCCCTGTCTGGCGATTATGGAGAAAACATGCGCACCTTGTGGCGAATCATAGCAGGCATCTTTAAGTGGATATGGCGGGTGCTGAACTTTATCCGCGAATGCATTCTTAACCTGTTTCTGATCTTTTTAGTCTTGGTCTGTGTCGGCATCTGGCTACAGGTGAAAAACGCCAGCGCGCCTGTGGAAGTGCCGCGCGGCGCGCTGAAGGTCGATCTTTCCGGCGTGGTGGTGGATAAGCCGTCGGTCAGCAACAAACTGAGCAAAATTGGCCGTCAGCTGCTGGGCGCCAGCAGCGACCGGCTGAAGGAAAACTCGCTGTTCGATATCGTGGCGGCTATCCGGCAGGCGAAAAGCGACAGCAAAATTACCGGCATCGTGCTCGATTTGCGCAACTTTGCCGGCGCCGATCAGCCTTCGTTGCAGTATATCGGCAAGGCGCTGCGCGAATTCCGCGACAGCGGCAAACCGATCTATGCCAGCGGCGACAGCTATTCTCAGGCGCAATATTATCTGGCCAGCTACGCCAGCAAGATTTACCTCTCCCCGCAGGGCACGGTCGATCTGCATGGCTTCGCTACCAATACCCTTTACTATAAGAGCCTGCTCGATAAGCTGAAGGTGACGTCGCATGTATTCCGCGTCGGCACCTATAAATCAGCGGTTGAGCCGTTCCTGCGCGATGATATGTCGCCTGCGGCGCGCGATGCCGACAGCCGCTGGGTCGGCGAGCTGTGGCAAAACTACCTGAACGTAGTCGCAGCCAACCGCCAGATTACGGCACAGCAGCTCTTTCCCGGCGCGCAGAGCCTGCTGAGCGGCCTGCAACAAACCGGCGGCGATACCGCGCGCTACGCCAAAGAGAACAAGCTGGTCGATCAGTTGGCGACCCGCGCCGAAACGGAGCAGCTGTTCGCAAAGCAGTTTGGCTGGAACAAGCAGGCTCAGGACTACAACGCCATCAGCATCTACGACTATCCGGTGCAGGATAACAGTTCGCAGAACGGCAACGTGGCGGTGATTCTGGCCACCGGCGCGATTATGGATGGCGAAGAGACGCCGGGCGCGGTAGGCGGCGACACCACGGCGGCGCAGATCCGTCAGGCGCGTCTCGATCCGAACGTTAAAGCGATCGTCTTCCGCGTCAACAGCCCTGGCGGCAGCGTCACCGCTTCCGAGGTGGTGCGTCAGGAACTGGCGGCGGCGCGTGCGGCCGGCAAACCGGTCGTGGTATCGATGGGCGGCATGGCGGCCTCCGGCGGTTACTGGATCTCCACCCCCGCCAACTACATTATCGCCAGCCCGGCTACGCTCACCGGCTCAATCGGCATTTTCGGCGTGATTAATACGGTGGAAAATTCGCTGGATGCGATCGGCGTGCACACCGATGGCGTAGCGACATCGCCGCTGGCCGACGTTGCCAGCACCAAGGCGTTGCCGCCTGAAGTTCAGCAAATGATGCAGCTGAGCATCGAAAACGGCTATCGCAACTTTATCGGCCTGGTCGCGAAAGCGCGTCAGAAAACACCGGAGCAGATCGACCAGATTGCGCAGGGTCACGTCTGGACCGGCAGCGACGCCAAAGGCAACGGGCTGGTCGACGCGCTGGGCGATTTCGACGACGCTGTCGCCAAAGCGGCGGAACTGGCGAAGCTGAAAGAAGTGCAGCTGAACTGGTTTGCGGATGAGCCTGCCCTTATCGATATGGTACTGGGCCAGATGGACGCTTCGGTGCGCGCCGCGTTGCCGAACGCCCTGAAAGCCTGGCTGCCCGCGCCGATGGTCGACGTAGTCAGCGCGATGAAGCAACAGCCGGGCCTGTTTGGTCGTCTTAACGATCCACAAAACCGTTACGCCATCTGCCTGACCTGCGGCGAGGTGCGCTAACCTTTACAGCCCGATCGGCGCCATGCTGGTCGGGCTGCTCTTCCCTGCGCTTTACCGTATACTGCATTTTTTCCGCAAAGCTGAGTCGCTTTTCATGCAAAAAAAATCTATTTACGTTGCCTATACCGGCGGAACGATCGGTATGCAGCGCTCTGCACAAGGCTATATTCCGGTTTCAGGTCACCTGCAGCGGCAGTTAGCGGCGATGCCGGAGTTTCACCGCCCGGAAATGCCTGCCTTTACTATTCATGAGTATCAGCCACTGATCGATTCTTCCGATATGACGCCGCAGGACTGGCAGGCGATTGCGGAAGATATTCGCCAGAACTACGACCTTTATGACGGTTTTGTCATTCTGCACGGCACGGATACGATGGCGTTTACCGCCTCGGCGCTCTCTTTTATGCTGGAAAACCTGGCGAAGCCGGTCATTGTGACAGGGTCACAGATCCCGCTCGCCGAGCTGCGCTCCGACGGTCAGCAAAACCTGCTTAACGCACTGTTTGTAGCAGCCAACTATCCGGTAAAAGAAGTTTCGCTGTTCTTTAACAATACCCTTTATCGCGGCAACCGCACGACCAAGGCACACGCG includes:
- the rssA gene encoding patatin-like phospholipase RssA is translated as MRQVKIGLALGSGAAKGWAHIGVINALERAGIQVDVIAGCSVGALVGAASATGRLPLLEKWVRSFSYWDVIRLMDFSWRRGGLLRGNRVFNHIRRLMPDESIEQCHIRFGAVATNLSTGRELWLTEGDLHQALRASCSMPGLLPPVGHNGYWLVDGAVVNPVPISLTRALGADIVIAVDLQHDAHLMQQDLLSASPAQTAPETEMTSWRARLRHHLAQRLTQRRTMLSPGAMEIMTTSIQVLENRLKRNRMAGDPPDVLLQPYCPQISTLDFHRAEEAIAAGQAAVEKKMDELLPLVRSR
- a CDS encoding YchJ family protein, which encodes MSENCPCCSGLQYSLCCGRYLSGDYIPSTSEALMRSRYTAYSQRNVDYLLATWHSTHRTAQLRQALSESFAHTEWQGLRVIACESGGDDDEAYVTFFARYRENQRSGAVHERSRFVREDQRWYYIDGTAPQVGRNDRCPCGSEKKYKKCCGQ
- the purU gene encoding formyltetrahydrofolate deformylase, with translation MQAQNLQRKVLRTICPDAKGLIAKITNICYKHELNIVQNNEFVDHRTGRFFMRTELEGIFNDATLLADLDGALPQGSVRELQCAGRRRVVILVTKEAHCLGDLLMKSAFGGLDMEIAAVIGNHDTLRSLVERFDIPFVLVSHEGLTREEHDNKMAEQIDRYQPDYVVLAKYMRVLTPAFVQRYPNQIINIHHSFLPAFIGARPYHQAYERGVKIIGATAHYVNDNLDEGPIIMQDVINVDHSYTAEEMMRAGRDVEKNVLSRALYKVLGQRVFVYGNRTIIL
- the xthA gene encoding exodeoxyribonuclease III, producing the protein MKFISFNINGLRARPHQLEAIIAQHNPDVIGLQETKVHDDMFPLEEVSKLGYHVFYHGQKSHYGVALLTREMPVKVQRGFPDDDEEAQRRLIMAEIPAPSGNITVINGYFPQGESREHPTKFPAKEKFYRDLQSYLENHLTADDRIVVMGDMNISSTDLDIGIGEDSRKRWLRTGKCSFLPEEREWMARLLSWGLVDTWRAANPDCADRFSWFDYRSRGFDDNRGLRIDLLLATRVLAERCVATGIDYDIRAMEKPSDHAPIWAEFSV
- a CDS encoding YnjH family protein, whose product is MKLAWGMALMLLVATAAQAHRHDYGSGDYGSGNNGGSTSNSDVVVDMPPEVWTQGQNSSSPPCLHCCTYENRSYSEGAVVKAEDVLLQCVRDEKSLGTNNLIWRIVK
- a CDS encoding DNA topoisomerase III — encoded protein: MRLFIAEKPSLARAIADILPKPHRRGEGYIACGNDHIVTWCVGHLLEQAQPDSYDSRYARWSLADLPIVPEKWRLQPRPSVAKQLNVIKKLLEQADEIIHAGDPDREGQLLVDEVLDYLALPPAKREKVQRCLINDLNPQAVERAVGRLRQNKEFIPLCVSALARARADWLYGINMTRAWTLLGRNAGYDGVLSVGRVQTPVLGLVVRRDEEIENFIPKDYFEVKAHIVTPKEERFVALWQPSDACEPWQDEEGRLLHRPLAEHVLARIGGKPARVTNYQDRRENDTAPLPFSLSSLQIEAAKRYGLSAQTVLDTCQRLYETHKLITYPRSDSRYLPEEHFAGRHAVLNAISAHQTAMKTPADFDTERKNRCWDDKKVDAHHAIIPTARSSAMRLTDNEANIYGLIARQYLMQFCPDAVYRKCVIELDIAGGKFVAKARFLAEAGWRALLGSKERDEENDGTPLPVVAQGDELLCEKGEIAEKQTQPPRPFTDATLLSAMTGIARFVQDKDLKKILRATDGLGTEATRAGIIELLFRRAFLIKKGRYIHATDAGRALIHSLPEMAARPDMTAQWESTLTKISEKACRYQDFMQPLVTTLHDLIALARQQSSARAFRGVTAPAGNSKRRPKKTKAKAKETE
- a CDS encoding NAD(P)H nitroreductase, translated to MEALDLLVNRRSASRLAEPAPTGEALDNILRAGMRAPDHGTLQPWRFHIIEKQGLERFSQLLEQAARDGNMDDKAIEKAKQAPFRAPMIITVVAHCEDHPKVPRWEQLLSAGCAVMAMQMAAAAQGFNGIWRSGAWTDNEAVRAAFNCRQQDAIVGFLYLGTPQLKSSTTVLPPDTAPFVSYF
- the sppA gene encoding signal peptide peptidase SppA; protein product: MRTLWRIIAGIFKWIWRVLNFIRECILNLFLIFLVLVCVGIWLQVKNASAPVEVPRGALKVDLSGVVVDKPSVSNKLSKIGRQLLGASSDRLKENSLFDIVAAIRQAKSDSKITGIVLDLRNFAGADQPSLQYIGKALREFRDSGKPIYASGDSYSQAQYYLASYASKIYLSPQGTVDLHGFATNTLYYKSLLDKLKVTSHVFRVGTYKSAVEPFLRDDMSPAARDADSRWVGELWQNYLNVVAANRQITAQQLFPGAQSLLSGLQQTGGDTARYAKENKLVDQLATRAETEQLFAKQFGWNKQAQDYNAISIYDYPVQDNSSQNGNVAVILATGAIMDGEETPGAVGGDTTAAQIRQARLDPNVKAIVFRVNSPGGSVTASEVVRQELAAARAAGKPVVVSMGGMAASGGYWISTPANYIIASPATLTGSIGIFGVINTVENSLDAIGVHTDGVATSPLADVASTKALPPEVQQMMQLSIENGYRNFIGLVAKARQKTPEQIDQIAQGHVWTGSDAKGNGLVDALGDFDDAVAKAAELAKLKEVQLNWFADEPALIDMVLGQMDASVRAALPNALKAWLPAPMVDVVSAMKQQPGLFGRLNDPQNRYAICLTCGEVR